The stretch of DNA GGCGGAGAACACATCGAGGAGTATGTTCCGCTGAACAAAAAGCGGCTGAAAGCCGACGCTGCCGTCGTCTGTGACACCGAGATGTTCGCGCCCGGCCTGCCTACCCTCACCACAGGACTGCGCGGCCTGATTTACACGGAAGTTGAAGCGCGCGGAGCCAGCCACGACCTGCATTCCGGAATGTATGGCGGCGCTGCTCCCAATCCCATGCAGGCGCTGGCTGAAATTGTTGCGCGCCTCAAGGGTCCTGACGGCAAGATCCGCATTCCGGGATTTTATGAGAAGGTCCGCAAGCCGAGCCGCAAGGAACTGGCTGCCTGGAGGCGCCTACCCTTCAAGGAGAACGCCTTCCTGAAGAAGGAAGTCGGTTCCACCGCGCTGACCGGCGAACGGAACTATTCCGTGCTTGAGCGCCTGTGGGCGCGGCCCACCCTGGAGGTCCACGGAATTCGCGGAGGATTTGTCGGAGATGGCGCCAAGACAGTCATCCCTGCGGTTGGTACGGCCAAGATCAGCATGCGCCTGGTGCCGGACATGAATCCAAAAGAAGTGTTCCGCCAATTTGCGGCGGCGGTGAAGAAAAATACGCCCGCGGGCATCAGGACGAGCGTGCGCCTCATCAGCATGGCTCCCGCTTCGGTGGTCTCGACTGAAAGCAGCTATATCGCGGCGGCCGCAGCGGCGATGGAAAGCGTCTTCGGCAAGAAGACCGTTTACATGCGCTCCGGCGGTTCCATTCCCATCGTCGGCCTATTTCTCGAGCACTTGAAAATCCCGAGCATCATGATGGGCTTCGGCCTGCCGGACGACAACCTCCATGCTCCAAATGAAAAGTTCCATGTGCCGAACTTCTACGGCGGCATCCAGTCGGTGATCCAATACTTCGAATTGCTGGGAAAGTGATATTGGCGCGATGCAACACTTGCGCGCCAGAACCCCCTGGGTCCGAACCATGCACTATTCTCCGGAGACTTGACCGCGACAGGCGGCAGAAATCTTTGAGAAGGACAAGAGAGACGATGACGACACTTAAAATCCATTGGTCACGGGTGGCAATTTCGGTCCTGCTGTTCGCTGTCGCGCTGGTTGCCCTGCGCGCAAACGTCTTTGCCGACGAAGGCATGTGGACCTTTGACAACCCACCTCTCGCGCAATTGAAGCAACGTTATGGCTTCACGCCCACGGAGGCCTGGCTGAATCATGTGCGCCTCTCGAGCGTTCGCTTCAATGACGGAGGGTCGGGATCGTTCGTCAGCCCGCGCGGGCTGGTTCTGACCAATCACCATGTGGCTTTGTTCCAGCTTCAGAAACTTTCAACCCCGGAGCATGACTATGCCAGCGGCGTCTTCTATGCCCGTACCGAGGCGCAGGAACTGAAATGCCCCGATCTGGAGTTGAACATTCTGATGTCAATGGAAAATGTGACGGCCCGCGTGATGGCGGCCGTGAAGCCCGGCATGAGCGACTCCGATGCCCTGAAAGCCCGCCGCGCCGAAATCGCCAAAATTCAGAAGGAAAGCCTCGATGCTACCGGCTTGCGCTCTGACGTAGTTCAGCTCTATCAGGGAAGTGAATACTGGCTCTACCGGTATAAGAAGTATACCGACGTGCGGCTGGTGTTTGCT from Terriglobia bacterium encodes:
- a CDS encoding dipeptidase codes for the protein MPTTIIKERTLATSPNQYLQSNRAQFLEGLKNLLRIPSISTSPENKQDVRRAAESIAEELRTMGMRGVEIINGKPGRHPLVYAEWLEASGKPTLLLYGHYDVQPPEPLDEWKSPPFEPTLRGDDLFARGASDDKGQTYILLKAVECCLRSENRLPINVKFLIEGEEEVGGEHIEEYVPLNKKRLKADAAVVCDTEMFAPGLPTLTTGLRGLIYTEVEARGASHDLHSGMYGGAAPNPMQALAEIVARLKGPDGKIRIPGFYEKVRKPSRKELAAWRRLPFKENAFLKKEVGSTALTGERNYSVLERLWARPTLEVHGIRGGFVGDGAKTVIPAVGTAKISMRLVPDMNPKEVFRQFAAAVKKNTPAGIRTSVRLISMAPASVVSTESSYIAAAAAAMESVFGKKTVYMRSGGSIPIVGLFLEHLKIPSIMMGFGLPDDNLHAPNEKFHVPNFYGGIQSVIQYFELLGK